A genomic region of Streptomyces sp. NBC_00247 contains the following coding sequences:
- a CDS encoding ATP-binding protein, with the protein MTPSSASPSATGRALPPVDGFVQRFSSTPRGARLARRLVLHQLAAWGVSYGSADSDTAAQIVAELAANAVTHGRVPGRDFEVTAEILDGTLHLAVSDARGELRPPAPGAPRPATPPLAESGRGMLLVESLADRWDVLDRPHVGKTVVAELDLRPHRAQRPEPPLRERRPARA; encoded by the coding sequence ATGACACCTTCGTCCGCATCCCCCTCCGCGACCGGTCGAGCGCTTCCTCCGGTGGACGGGTTCGTCCAGCGCTTCAGTTCCACCCCGCGCGGCGCACGCCTCGCGCGCAGGCTCGTGCTGCACCAACTCGCCGCCTGGGGAGTGTCGTACGGCAGCGCGGATTCCGACACCGCCGCCCAGATCGTCGCCGAACTCGCCGCCAACGCCGTCACGCACGGCCGGGTCCCCGGCCGCGACTTCGAGGTCACCGCCGAGATCCTCGACGGCACCCTGCACCTCGCGGTCTCCGACGCCCGGGGAGAGCTCCGGCCACCGGCACCGGGGGCACCGCGCCCCGCGACGCCGCCCCTGGCGGAGAGCGGCCGGGGGATGCTCCTGGTGGAGTCGCTCGCCGACCGGTGGGACGTCCTCGACCGCCCGCACGTCGGCAAGACCGTAGTGGCCGAACTGGACCTGCGGCCCCATCGGGCCCAACGGCCCGAACCGCCCCTGCGGGAGCGACGGCCCGCGCGGGCCTGA
- a CDS encoding MarR family transcriptional regulator, with the protein MATQHFSSALPALAASRPYRRAHTGYGKQSVSGQVAPGTGDFASLPERERYVAAYVDHLPEGASMDIKSLAKDLPLYGQMAIGTALRALGVAGHLRRVRRRVGGDGPCRWVTLTFWSRTARDNEWWTSRLEAEASAAPEQPLADPAEPRSEPRPVPVVPRQRTAEGAPERPALPDQPQPADAPSEAGTPAESASPAADAPPAVAGPSPAYMALAELGRRDPRLTLSAADCEVLEPLAAAWFARGVSAGYLTSALTAGLPEQVGSPVGLVRRRLTDKMPPRLSPTPTPPPVPAPGTPAAPVRGLLVECTDCGRPARAEALPDGLCAPCRTAHQAPQPADPDAAPASAPAQAERDVPALVAGLRNLMRTP; encoded by the coding sequence GTGGCTACCCAGCACTTTAGCTCCGCCCTGCCCGCCCTTGCAGCTTCGCGCCCGTACCGCAGGGCGCACACCGGCTACGGCAAGCAGTCCGTCTCCGGCCAAGTCGCACCCGGAACCGGGGATTTCGCGTCCCTGCCGGAGCGTGAGCGGTACGTCGCCGCCTATGTCGATCACTTGCCCGAGGGCGCCTCGATGGACATCAAGTCGCTGGCCAAGGACCTGCCCCTGTACGGCCAGATGGCCATCGGTACCGCTCTGCGCGCGTTGGGTGTGGCCGGGCATCTGCGGCGCGTACGCAGGCGGGTGGGGGGAGACGGCCCGTGCCGGTGGGTGACGCTCACCTTCTGGTCCCGCACCGCGCGGGACAACGAGTGGTGGACCTCCAGGCTCGAAGCGGAGGCCAGCGCCGCACCGGAGCAGCCCCTCGCGGACCCTGCCGAACCGCGTTCCGAACCGCGTCCCGTGCCAGTGGTTCCCCGGCAGCGCACTGCGGAGGGAGCCCCTGAACGGCCCGCGCTCCCGGACCAACCTCAGCCGGCCGATGCGCCTTCGGAAGCTGGCACCCCGGCCGAATCCGCTTCTCCGGCCGCCGATGCTCCTCCGGCTGTCGCGGGCCCCTCTCCCGCCTACATGGCCCTGGCCGAACTGGGGCGCCGAGACCCTCGCTTGACGCTCTCGGCTGCGGACTGCGAGGTGCTGGAGCCGCTCGCCGCCGCCTGGTTCGCGCGGGGCGTCAGCGCCGGGTACCTGACGTCGGCGCTCACCGCCGGGCTTCCCGAACAGGTCGGCTCACCCGTCGGGCTGGTGCGCCGCCGCCTCACCGACAAGATGCCGCCCCGTCTGTCCCCGACCCCCACCCCGCCACCGGTCCCGGCGCCGGGCACCCCCGCCGCTCCGGTACGCGGGCTCCTGGTCGAGTGCACCGACTGCGGGCGCCCCGCCCGCGCCGAAGCACTCCCGGACGGCCTCTGCGCCCCCTGCCGCACCGCCCACCAGGCACCGCAACCCGCCGACCCGGACGCCGCCCCGGCGTCGGCCCCGGCCCAGGCCGAACGCGACGTCCCGGCCCTCGTCGCCGGACTCCGCAACCTGATGCGCACCCCCTGA
- a CDS encoding helix-turn-helix domain-containing protein → MSDSLRTFGAFLQALREHAGLSREEFADKVGFSKHTVASIEQGRRMPDRDFVERAEPVLGGTGALRKAAPHLSRQAGLASWFRQWARVEMTAISLYTYECRVLPGLLQTEAYARAVSMDVPPLPDVNELEERIAARIARQELLAVTRKPPTAFSFIVEQAVLERWTGGEAVTREQFDGLLELIERNWNVEFQLMPLRQPSHAGLDGPMRLAETPDNRWFAYSEGQQNGRLIASPKEISLLQQRYAKLRSQALPPADSLRLLKRLRGTL, encoded by the coding sequence GTGTCGGACAGCCTGCGGACGTTCGGCGCGTTCCTCCAGGCCCTGCGCGAGCACGCCGGCCTCTCCCGCGAGGAGTTCGCCGACAAGGTCGGCTTCTCCAAACACACGGTCGCCTCGATCGAACAGGGGCGCCGGATGCCGGACCGCGACTTCGTGGAACGCGCGGAGCCGGTACTCGGAGGGACCGGGGCACTGCGCAAAGCCGCGCCGCACCTGTCGCGGCAGGCGGGGCTGGCCAGTTGGTTCCGGCAATGGGCGCGTGTAGAGATGACGGCGATCAGCCTGTACACATACGAGTGCCGGGTGCTGCCGGGCCTGTTGCAGACGGAGGCGTACGCGCGAGCGGTGTCGATGGACGTGCCGCCGCTTCCCGATGTAAACGAGTTGGAGGAGCGGATCGCGGCACGGATCGCCCGGCAGGAACTGCTGGCGGTGACCCGGAAGCCGCCTACGGCCTTCAGTTTCATCGTGGAACAGGCGGTGTTGGAGCGATGGACCGGCGGGGAGGCCGTGACGCGCGAACAGTTCGACGGTTTGCTGGAGTTGATCGAGCGGAACTGGAACGTGGAGTTTCAGCTGATGCCGCTGCGTCAGCCGTCACACGCGGGACTGGACGGGCCGATGCGACTGGCCGAGACTCCGGACAACCGGTGGTTCGCCTACTCCGAAGGGCAGCAGAACGGAAGACTGATCGCCAGTCCGAAGGAGATCAGCCTGCTACAGCAGCGGTATGCGAAACTGCGGTCACAGGCTCTGCCCCCTGCGGACTCCCTGCGCCTGTTGAAGCGATTGCGAGGAACGCTATGA
- a CDS encoding DUF397 domain-containing protein, with the protein MSPSELTWIKSSYSGSQGDDCVEVAQGPHAIHVRDSKDALSPELTLSPAAWRDFTSYAAQN; encoded by the coding sequence ATGAGCCCGTCCGAACTGACCTGGATCAAGAGCAGTTACAGCGGCTCGCAGGGTGACGACTGCGTCGAAGTGGCTCAGGGGCCGCACGCGATCCACGTCCGGGACTCCAAGGACGCGCTGAGCCCCGAACTCACCCTCTCCCCCGCCGCCTGGCGTGACTTCACCTCGTACGCCGCCCAGAACTGA
- a CDS encoding pyridoxamine 5'-phosphate oxidase family protein, giving the protein MSTAHPEHGPHQLPLWFLWDGRAVWMCTGADSVTARNLRTEPRVRLSLPDTFDVVLLQGEAECFPEQEVPGEAADAFADKFGWDPRTEEGAYLYVRVVPSTVRAWRGVPELRGRVVMRDGEWVAGA; this is encoded by the coding sequence GTGTCGACGGCTCACCCCGAACACGGTCCGCACCAATTGCCTTTGTGGTTCCTGTGGGACGGGCGAGCCGTCTGGATGTGCACCGGCGCGGATTCCGTGACCGCGCGCAACCTCCGTACGGAGCCGCGCGTGCGTCTGTCGCTGCCGGACACCTTCGACGTGGTGCTCCTCCAGGGCGAGGCGGAGTGCTTTCCCGAGCAGGAGGTGCCCGGAGAGGCGGCGGATGCCTTCGCCGACAAGTTCGGGTGGGACCCGCGCACGGAGGAGGGGGCCTACCTGTACGTACGCGTGGTCCCGAGCACCGTACGCGCCTGGCGGGGCGTGCCGGAGCTGCGCGGGCGAGTCGTCATGCGCGACGGGGAGTGGGTTGCGGGGGCGTAG
- a CDS encoding recombinase family protein yields the protein MIRGHDGHSGAGGRRGRARRRASRAHRDQNRLRPSVNRCRKIFADKRSGKDALRPELKACHAFLDAGDTLVVPSLDRYGRSPHDLINMVAEPRVRGIGFTSLHENLDTTTPGGRLVFHVFAALAEFIRELIVIGTKEGLAAARARGRVGGRPSVATEEIIRAARDLLPDPGRSIISIAKLLGVSPGTLYNHIPDLCELRASTLPRQLEAPARCERGAPARLVWEPRLSHRRSPTGRPIRSAPWTLRVRIGVGRLSGYATPWRGSSPSGTYGCRRLTPNTVRTNCLCGSCGTGEPSGCAPARIP from the coding sequence GTGATCCGTGGCCATGACGGCCACTCAGGAGCCGGCGGACGGCGCGGACGTGCTCGTCGCCGAGCGTCTCGTGCGCACCGAGATCAAAATCGGCTACGCCCGAGTGTCAACCGGTGCCGGAAGATCTTCGCGGACAAGAGATCCGGCAAGGACGCGCTCCGGCCCGAGCTGAAGGCGTGCCACGCGTTCCTCGACGCGGGCGACACGCTCGTCGTCCCCTCGCTCGATCGCTACGGCCGCAGCCCCCATGACCTCATCAACATGGTCGCCGAGCCACGCGTGCGCGGAATCGGCTTCACCTCGCTGCACGAGAACCTGGACACCACCACCCCCGGTGGCCGACTCGTCTTCCACGTCTTCGCTGCGCTCGCCGAGTTCATTCGCGAGCTCATCGTCATCGGCACCAAGGAGGGCCTGGCCGCCGCCCGCGCCCGTGGCCGAGTCGGCGGACGCCCCAGCGTCGCCACCGAAGAGATCATCCGCGCCGCCCGCGACCTGCTGCCCGACCCCGGCCGCTCGATCATCTCAATCGCCAAGCTCCTCGGGGTCTCCCCGGGCACGCTCTACAACCACATCCCGGACCTGTGCGAGCTCCGCGCCAGCACCCTGCCCCGCCAGCTCGAAGCGCCCGCGCGGTGCGAGCGGGGTGCCCCCGCAAGGCTCGTGTGGGAACCGAGGCTCTCCCACCGGAGATCACCAACGGGACGGCCCATAAGGTCGGCACCATGGACACTACGGGTGCGGATCGGCGTCGGACGGCTGAGCGGGTACGCGACACCTTGGCGCGGCTCGTCGCCGAGCGGGACGTATGGGTGTCGACGGCTCACCCCGAACACGGTCCGCACCAATTGCCTTTGTGGTTCCTGTGGGACGGGCGAGCCGTCTGGATGTGCACCGGCGCGGATTCCGTGA
- a CDS encoding TetR/AcrR family transcriptional regulator: MSRWQPGAAQRLVVAAVDLFTEQGYDATTVTQIAERAGVTKSTFFRHFSDKRELLVAGQETLSRLLADGITEAPASASPLQAVAAGLERASSAMGPTNRELGPRLKAAVAASTELQERDALKSVGLAAAMTAALIARGVPESTAHLAGELGVLAFKRGYAQWSESDRDDTEGLAPHVLAALEDLRAATASLG; this comes from the coding sequence ATGAGTAGATGGCAACCAGGGGCGGCCCAGCGACTCGTCGTTGCGGCCGTCGACCTGTTCACCGAGCAGGGGTACGACGCAACCACAGTGACGCAGATCGCCGAGCGCGCCGGCGTCACCAAGAGCACCTTCTTCCGGCACTTCTCCGACAAGCGAGAGCTACTGGTCGCCGGCCAGGAGACGCTCAGCAGGCTGCTCGCCGACGGCATCACCGAGGCGCCTGCGAGCGCCAGCCCGCTCCAGGCGGTGGCAGCCGGTCTCGAGCGCGCATCGAGCGCCATGGGGCCGACCAACCGCGAACTCGGCCCCCGCCTCAAAGCAGCTGTGGCAGCCAGCACCGAACTTCAGGAGCGTGACGCCCTCAAGAGCGTCGGTCTCGCGGCCGCCATGACAGCCGCGCTCATCGCACGAGGTGTCCCCGAGTCGACTGCGCACCTCGCGGGCGAGCTGGGAGTCCTCGCGTTCAAGCGGGGCTACGCCCAGTGGTCCGAAAGCGATCGCGATGACACAGAAGGGCTCGCGCCTCATGTACTGGCAGCCCTGGAGGACCTGCGCGCGGCAACTGCGTCGCTGGGCTGA
- a CDS encoding SDR family oxidoreductase, producing MHVFITGGTGTIGSAVVAELLSNGHTVLALARSDGSAQTLESAGAKVLRGDLADVDVLRSGAAQSDGVISLAFGRDYSSPDAIAQAITEESAALAALGQELIGSDRPIVAVSGTPWVPGRASTEADPLPTDGPVGGRGRSVNTLLDLASSGVRSTAVRMPRTVHNEGKGGFAGLLTDQARRTGVAGYPGDGTQRWPAVHALDAAVLFRLALESAPAGTAWHAVADEGDAVRDIATVVGRRLGLPVEAVSEETFGPFGPIFAMDQPASSTRTRNALGWQPTHPSLLKDLENIQP from the coding sequence ATGCACGTCTTCATCACCGGCGGTACCGGCACCATCGGCTCCGCCGTCGTCGCCGAACTGCTCAGCAACGGCCACACCGTTCTCGCACTGGCTCGCTCGGACGGCTCCGCGCAGACCCTTGAGAGCGCCGGCGCCAAGGTGCTGCGAGGAGATCTGGCGGACGTCGACGTCCTGCGGTCCGGCGCTGCGCAGTCCGACGGCGTGATCAGTCTGGCGTTCGGACGCGACTACAGCAGTCCGGATGCGATCGCGCAGGCCATCACCGAGGAGAGCGCTGCTCTCGCCGCGCTAGGGCAGGAACTCATCGGAAGCGACCGCCCGATCGTCGCGGTCTCGGGTACGCCCTGGGTGCCGGGTCGCGCCTCCACCGAGGCCGATCCGCTGCCGACCGACGGACCGGTTGGCGGTCGGGGCCGTTCGGTCAATACGCTGCTGGATCTGGCCTCGAGTGGTGTGCGCAGCACGGCTGTCCGCATGCCGCGCACGGTCCACAACGAGGGCAAGGGCGGATTCGCCGGCCTGTTGACCGATCAAGCGCGCCGCACCGGAGTGGCCGGCTACCCGGGCGACGGCACCCAGCGCTGGCCTGCCGTGCACGCGCTCGACGCAGCGGTCCTGTTCCGTCTGGCCCTCGAATCGGCACCGGCCGGGACAGCCTGGCACGCCGTGGCCGACGAGGGCGACGCGGTGCGGGACATCGCTACGGTCGTCGGCCGACGGCTGGGCCTGCCGGTCGAGGCGGTGTCGGAGGAGACCTTCGGCCCATTCGGCCCGATCTTCGCCATGGACCAGCCTGCATCCAGCACCCGCACCCGCAACGCCCTCGGGTGGCAGCCGACGCACCCCAGCCTCCTCAAGGACCTGGAGAACATTCAGCCCTGA
- a CDS encoding cation:proton antiporter — translation MAITTTGAVYGCLGLGALLAAVLPRLLSRRPVSPPMVFLASGLLVYALPLSLPLPRVDPTEHREWAEHLTELCVIASLMGAGLAINRPFGRSSWRTTWRLLGVAMPLAIAATALVAWWLLGWPPYVALLLAAALAPTDPVLASEVRVGEPSDHEYDEDEVRFALTSEAGLNDGLAFPFVLGALALAAAGGGLSTGWIVHWAWSDVLLRLAVGVAVGVGTGLLLGRVLFHAAARPLRLAEHGEGFVALAVTLTSYGIAESLHGYGFLAVFAAACTLRSRERGHEYHRVLHEFMEQMERLLMAVLLFATGAFIATGALAHLTWQGAATGLLLHLLIRPLTSWAALLRGPGSRKERLVTSFLGIRGIGSFFYLAYACGRGDFGAWEDELWAVVVFTVLVSVVLHGAAATPITAHLDRKGGEGNRV, via the coding sequence GTGGCCATTACTACCACTGGTGCGGTGTACGGGTGCCTGGGCTTGGGGGCGCTCCTCGCGGCGGTGCTCCCCCGTCTGCTGTCGCGGCGGCCGGTCTCCCCGCCCATGGTGTTCCTCGCGTCCGGGCTCCTTGTGTACGCGCTGCCGCTGTCCCTCCCCCTGCCGCGGGTGGACCCGACGGAACATCGGGAGTGGGCGGAGCACCTCACCGAACTCTGCGTCATCGCCTCCCTGATGGGTGCCGGCCTCGCCATAAACCGTCCGTTCGGACGGAGCTCCTGGCGCACCACCTGGCGTCTCCTCGGCGTGGCGATGCCACTCGCCATCGCTGCCACCGCGTTGGTGGCCTGGTGGCTGCTGGGCTGGCCGCCGTACGTCGCGCTCCTGCTCGCGGCGGCGCTGGCGCCCACGGACCCGGTGCTCGCCTCCGAGGTGCGGGTGGGTGAGCCGTCGGACCACGAGTACGACGAGGACGAGGTGCGCTTCGCGCTGACGAGTGAGGCCGGCCTCAACGACGGGCTGGCCTTCCCGTTCGTCCTGGGCGCCCTCGCGCTCGCCGCGGCGGGCGGCGGCCTGTCGACCGGCTGGATCGTGCACTGGGCGTGGAGCGACGTACTTCTCCGGCTCGCGGTCGGGGTGGCCGTGGGAGTGGGAACGGGCCTGCTGTTGGGCCGTGTCCTCTTCCACGCCGCTGCCAGACCGCTGAGGCTCGCGGAGCACGGCGAGGGCTTCGTCGCGCTGGCGGTGACACTCACCTCCTACGGCATCGCCGAATCACTGCACGGATACGGGTTCCTGGCCGTTTTCGCGGCGGCCTGCACCCTGCGCAGCCGGGAACGGGGCCATGAGTACCATCGGGTGCTGCACGAGTTCATGGAGCAGATGGAGCGGCTGCTGATGGCGGTACTCCTCTTCGCGACGGGCGCTTTCATCGCGACGGGCGCCCTCGCCCATCTCACCTGGCAGGGTGCGGCGACGGGTTTGCTGCTGCACTTGCTGATACGGCCGCTGACCTCCTGGGCGGCCCTGCTGCGGGGCCCGGGTTCGCGGAAGGAACGGCTGGTCACCTCGTTCCTCGGCATCCGCGGCATCGGCTCGTTCTTCTATCTCGCCTACGCCTGCGGTCGGGGGGATTTCGGCGCCTGGGAGGACGAGTTGTGGGCGGTCGTGGTCTTCACCGTGCTCGTCTCCGTCGTACTCCACGGCGCTGCGGCCACTCCGATCACCGCCCACCTGGACCGGAAAGGCGGCGAGGGAAACCGGGTGTGA
- a CDS encoding class I SAM-dependent methyltransferase, with the protein MTGQDDRWAELTGGQAGEEYARRFARLAESGHDVHGEATFCAALLTPGARVLDAGCGTGRIAIRLAELGHHCTGVDVDSSMLAVARREAPTQKWLLGDLARLDALGLEPGFDLALAAGNVIPLLAPGTEPAVVRQLAAALRPGGLLVTGMGLDPAHLPLSEAPLTLSEFDDWCARAGLVLRQRYATWSGDPYEPGCGYAVSVHSLPAA; encoded by the coding sequence ATGACTGGGCAGGACGACCGCTGGGCGGAACTGACCGGCGGACAAGCCGGCGAGGAGTACGCCCGGCGCTTCGCGCGGCTCGCCGAGAGCGGCCACGACGTCCACGGCGAGGCCACCTTCTGCGCCGCGCTGTTGACGCCGGGCGCCCGCGTCCTCGACGCGGGGTGCGGCACCGGACGGATCGCGATCCGGCTGGCCGAGCTGGGCCATCACTGCACCGGCGTGGACGTCGACTCCTCGATGCTCGCCGTCGCCCGGCGCGAGGCCCCCACGCAGAAGTGGCTCCTCGGCGACCTGGCCCGTCTGGACGCCCTCGGCCTGGAGCCGGGCTTCGACCTGGCGCTGGCCGCCGGAAACGTCATCCCCCTGCTGGCCCCCGGCACCGAGCCGGCCGTCGTCCGGCAGCTGGCTGCCGCGCTGCGCCCCGGCGGCCTGCTGGTCACCGGCATGGGCCTGGACCCGGCACATCTCCCCCTGTCGGAGGCGCCGTTGACCCTTTCGGAGTTCGACGACTGGTGCGCCCGAGCGGGCCTGGTCCTGCGGCAGCGCTACGCCACCTGGAGCGGCGACCCCTACGAGCCGGGCTGCGGCTACGCGGTCAGCGTCCACTCCCTCCCCGCCGCGTGA
- a CDS encoding ABC transporter ATP-binding protein, with product MTSTTANEQQATSPPPPPPPAEITYSGQYSVNPLAEVSFRRMCAQIPSVLGRIARLSWRTDRLAVQLLVGCQVITGVSAAVLLTATARAMRPVLGEGSAGDRLHGAVPALVVVALAAALGRGAAAVATYAARRITPRLTTETDTALVEAVCRVEASAYAEEGFSDRYEAAEMGVMRTQVMVTDAQRFLSALIRMVTAGSVLSALNPVMLPLLLLAVLPAGVGAVLTARVDYEIHYANIADRNVRGMMRWWATTSKYGDEVRANSMADYLVHWFRALSDRCDRRTLAAAPQTLRIALASAAVGGTFLLAAWSVLAWLAVTGRIELAVAATAVIAVQTALAALSQVVSNGAAVFHTSLYLGDMQTFLDDAAARTPERGSGRHGGATERIELEEVVYQYPGKDRPAVDGVSLTLERGQILAIVGTNGSGKSTLTRLLTGIYLPDKGRVTWNGADLAQVDPATVWAQTGLVPQIFAQWPMPVRENVTLGQPRTPDDAPVWSAIDAAGLREAVDGLPAGLDTLLSREVFGGSELSGGQWQRVACARALYRQPGLLILDEPTSQMDPRGEHQIFERIKAIAADRITIVVTHRLENTKIADHIIVMEEGRITEQGRYEDLVHAGGTFAELLALSQDR from the coding sequence TTGACCTCGACCACCGCCAACGAGCAGCAGGCCACCTCTCCCCCTCCCCCGCCGCCACCTGCGGAGATCACGTACAGCGGGCAGTACTCCGTCAATCCCCTCGCCGAGGTCTCCTTCCGGCGGATGTGCGCGCAGATCCCGTCCGTCCTGGGCCGGATCGCCCGGCTGTCCTGGCGGACCGACCGCTTGGCCGTACAACTGCTGGTCGGCTGCCAGGTGATCACGGGCGTCTCGGCGGCCGTGCTGCTGACGGCCACCGCCCGCGCCATGCGGCCCGTCCTGGGCGAGGGCTCGGCGGGCGACAGGCTGCACGGAGCCGTCCCCGCCCTGGTGGTGGTCGCGCTCGCGGCCGCGCTGGGCCGGGGTGCGGCGGCCGTGGCCACGTACGCGGCACGGAGGATCACCCCGCGGCTGACCACGGAGACGGACACCGCGCTGGTCGAGGCGGTGTGCCGGGTCGAAGCGTCCGCGTACGCGGAGGAGGGGTTCTCGGACCGGTACGAGGCGGCCGAGATGGGGGTGATGCGTACCCAGGTGATGGTCACCGACGCCCAGCGGTTCCTGTCCGCGCTGATCCGCATGGTCACGGCGGGCAGCGTGTTGTCGGCGCTGAATCCGGTGATGCTTCCGCTGCTCCTGCTCGCCGTGCTTCCGGCCGGTGTGGGGGCGGTCCTCACCGCCCGGGTCGACTACGAGATCCACTACGCCAACATCGCCGACCGCAACGTCCGCGGCATGATGCGCTGGTGGGCCACCACCTCGAAGTACGGGGACGAGGTCCGCGCCAACTCGATGGCCGACTACCTCGTCCACTGGTTCCGGGCCCTGTCCGACCGCTGCGACCGCCGCACCCTGGCCGCCGCCCCGCAGACCCTGCGCATCGCCCTGGCCTCCGCCGCAGTCGGCGGCACCTTCCTCCTCGCGGCCTGGAGCGTCCTCGCGTGGCTGGCGGTCACGGGGCGGATCGAACTCGCGGTCGCCGCCACGGCCGTCATCGCTGTACAGACCGCGCTCGCCGCGCTCTCCCAGGTCGTTTCCAACGGCGCGGCCGTCTTCCACACCAGCCTCTACCTGGGCGACATGCAGACCTTCCTCGACGACGCGGCGGCCCGTACGCCCGAGCGCGGCTCCGGCAGGCACGGCGGGGCGACCGAGCGCATCGAACTGGAAGAAGTCGTCTACCAGTACCCCGGCAAGGACAGGCCCGCCGTCGACGGTGTCTCCCTCACCCTGGAACGCGGCCAGATCCTCGCGATCGTCGGAACGAACGGCTCCGGAAAGTCCACGCTCACCCGCCTCCTCACCGGCATCTACCTGCCGGACAAGGGCCGGGTCACCTGGAACGGCGCCGACCTGGCCCAGGTGGACCCGGCAACGGTGTGGGCGCAGACCGGTCTGGTGCCGCAGATCTTCGCCCAGTGGCCGATGCCCGTCCGCGAGAACGTCACCCTCGGCCAGCCCCGCACCCCCGACGACGCCCCCGTCTGGTCCGCCATCGACGCGGCCGGCCTGCGTGAGGCGGTCGACGGCCTCCCCGCCGGACTGGACACCCTGCTCTCCCGCGAGGTCTTCGGCGGCTCCGAACTCTCCGGCGGCCAGTGGCAGCGCGTGGCCTGCGCCAGGGCCCTGTACCGCCAACCCGGACTGCTGATCCTGGACGAGCCCACCTCCCAGATGGACCCGCGCGGCGAGCACCAGATCTTCGAGCGGATCAAGGCCATCGCAGCCGACCGCATCACCATCGTGGTCACCCACCGCCTGGAGAACACGAAGATCGCCGACCACATCATCGTCATGGAGGAGGGCCGCATCACCGAACAGGGCCGCTACGAAGACCTCGTCCACGCCGGCGGCACCTTCGCCGAACTCCTCGCACTCTCCCAGGACCGGTGA
- a CDS encoding class I SAM-dependent methyltransferase, with product MTVSDRYRTAWEGFWEESSGEQGEPFWDADPALTARRDLEHLTPYADPSLPVADLGCGNGTQTRFLATRFTPAVGVDLSAAAVAHARRTDAGGAATYEQLNLADPKETAALHERLGDANVYMRAVLHQSDPEDRPAVAASVAQLVGARGRALVLEPTGQAKEVIAAVAARPGGPSLKLRRVKEHDLRPGEVAEGEVAALLRAAGLTVLGAGTTALAMSETRSDGSTVELPARWFVAGRP from the coding sequence ATGACCGTGTCCGACCGCTACCGCACCGCCTGGGAAGGCTTCTGGGAGGAGAGTTCCGGCGAACAGGGAGAGCCCTTCTGGGACGCGGATCCCGCCCTGACGGCCCGGCGCGACCTCGAACACCTCACCCCGTACGCCGATCCCTCCCTGCCGGTCGCCGACCTCGGATGCGGCAACGGCACCCAGACCCGCTTCCTCGCCACCCGCTTCACCCCCGCGGTCGGCGTCGACCTCTCCGCCGCTGCCGTCGCCCACGCGCGCCGGACCGATGCGGGCGGAGCCGCGACGTACGAGCAGCTCAACCTCGCCGACCCGAAGGAGACCGCCGCGCTGCACGAGCGCCTCGGCGACGCCAACGTCTACATGCGGGCCGTCCTGCACCAGAGCGACCCCGAGGACCGCCCCGCGGTGGCCGCCTCCGTCGCCCAGTTGGTCGGCGCGCGGGGCAGGGCCCTGGTCCTGGAGCCGACCGGCCAGGCCAAGGAGGTGATCGCCGCCGTCGCCGCTCGGCCCGGTGGCCCTTCGCTCAAACTGCGCCGTGTCAAGGAACACGACCTGCGCCCCGGCGAAGTCGCCGAGGGTGAAGTCGCCGCCCTGCTGCGGGCGGCGGGGCTCACTGTCCTGGGCGCAGGCACCACCGCCCTCGCCATGAGCGAGACCCGCTCCGACGGCTCCACGGTGGAACTCCCCGCCCGCTGGTTCGTCGCCGGCCGCCCCTGA